The genomic DNA TTTCCGGATCCCAAATTGCGCCCCCCGGGTTCCGAAACGCAGTTGATCATCAGTGACGCCCCCGGTTTGGCAATCCGCAACATTTCCGAAACGAACCGGCCAGCTTCATCCAAGCTGTCCAGATACATGATAACGCCGGCGGCCAACACGTGGTCGAAACCGTTGTCCGCAAAGTCCGACAAATCCAAGCCGTTCCCGACCAGAAAGCGCTTGGACGGAAACACTTTTTGCGCCAGCGAAATTGCTTCCGGGACCGGATCGATGCCCGCAAAATCGGTGCATCCCGTCAGTTCTTCGATTGTCTTGGAAAAGGCGCCAACACCGCAACCGACCTCGAAAACGCTGTCTTGGGGGCCGATGGGGGGCTCCATATAGGCAATGGAATTTTGCACGAACGACCGCCATTGTTCGTTTGTCATGTATTTCCAGGCCGACGCATGATGAAGAGGCATCCCGTCGCGATATTGGTTTGCCGTGGTAGAAAACCACAGAAGCGACAGACCGCTTTTCCGGCCAGTCAACCAGGCCTGAATCTTTTCCCTATAATAAGTCCATTCCCGACGCAAATTCGGCCGATAGCGGAGAAACAGCCGATAGCCAATATAGGCGCAGGCCGCCGCAACAGGAACGACAATGCCGGTTGGGTTCATCTTGGACCTTCCGCTGCTAAGCTCGATAGATGCCGGTCAACAACCCGTTTGATCTCCTCGCCAGCACTCTCCGGCGGCCAATAT from Deltaproteobacteria bacterium includes the following:
- a CDS encoding class I SAM-dependent methyltransferase → MNPTGIVVPVAAACAYIGYRLFLRYRPNLRREWTYYREKIQAWLTGRKSGLSLLWFSTTANQYRDGMPLHHASAWKYMTNEQWRSFVQNSIAYMEPPIGPQDSVFEVGCGVGAFSKTIEELTGCTDFAGIDPVPEAISLAQKVFPSKRFLVGNGLDLSDFADNGFDHVLAAGVIMYLDSLDEAGRFVSEMLRIAKPGASLMINCVSEPGGRNLGSGNIYIPKEWWMRAVGGHVITSFREMGEWPGCEKQRGRYSVYLRKSNIADNGCGQGRGN